Proteins from a genomic interval of Treponema brennaborense DSM 12168:
- a CDS encoding ABC transporter ATP-binding protein has product METNSGRICISMDHVKKEYLMKEASVTALNDVSFSVRQGEYVTIMGPSGSGKSTLMNMIGCLDRPTSGTVEIDGHATAGMSEKELALVRNRTIGFVFQQYFLLPSLTVLENVMLPLRYRKIDRAESRERATEALVRVGLADRLKHMPNELSGGQKQRAAIARATVMEPRIILADEPTGALDSETGKLVLEMFDRIRQSGTTVIIVTHDPYIGSLAPRRISLFDGALRSDTAQEDADV; this is encoded by the coding sequence ATGGAAACGAACAGCGGGCGGATCTGCATCAGCATGGATCACGTCAAAAAGGAATACCTCATGAAAGAAGCTTCCGTAACGGCGCTCAACGACGTGTCGTTCAGCGTCCGTCAGGGCGAATACGTTACGATCATGGGGCCGTCCGGCTCGGGCAAATCCACGCTGATGAACATGATAGGCTGCCTCGACCGGCCGACTTCGGGAACGGTCGAAATCGACGGGCACGCAACCGCCGGCATGAGTGAAAAAGAATTGGCGCTCGTGCGGAACCGGACGATAGGCTTCGTGTTCCAGCAATATTTTCTGCTGCCGTCGCTGACCGTGCTTGAAAACGTCATGCTGCCGCTGCGGTATCGGAAAATCGACCGCGCGGAAAGCCGCGAACGGGCGACGGAAGCGCTCGTCCGGGTCGGCCTTGCGGATCGGCTCAAGCACATGCCGAACGAACTTTCCGGCGGACAAAAACAGCGCGCGGCTATCGCCCGTGCAACGGTCATGGAACCACGGATTATCCTCGCCGACGAACCGACCGGCGCGCTCGATTCCGAAACCGGAAAACTGGTGCTGGAAATGTTCGATCGGATCAGACAGTCCGGCACGACGGTGATCATCGTAACGCACGATCCGTATATAGGTTCGCTGGCTCCCCGCAGGATTTCCCTCTTCGACGGTGCCCTGCGCAGCGACACCGCGCAGGAGGACGCCGATGTTTGA
- the fabF gene encoding beta-ketoacyl-ACP synthase II, whose protein sequence is MSERRIVITGMGAVTPIGNTVADTWKSIRAGECGIDRITLFDTTDYTVKIAAEVKNFNAGDYGIDRKEARKMCRFTQFAAAVAAQAIADAGYTKETISAEKSGIMLGNGIGGFETLEAGYKKYFEAGNTRIPPLSVPMFITNEGAANVSMLFGIDGPSWTLATACSSGTDALGAALDLVRSGRIDVCVAGGTEAAITGFGIGCFTVLQTLATSFNDDPKKASRPFDVKREGFTMGEGAGILILEELEHAKKRGAKIYAEFAGYGASSDAYHITSPRPDGTGGALAIKRAIADAGIKPEDVDYYNAHGTSTPINDPAETQMVKLAFGDHAYKMKVSSTKSMTGHCVGAAGAIEAIIGIKAINDGFYPPTINLENPDLEHGCDLDYVPNTGVEGEINCIASASLGFGGHNGCLIMKKYKDK, encoded by the coding sequence ATGTCTGAAAGAAGAATCGTTATAACGGGAATGGGGGCGGTTACCCCGATCGGAAATACGGTCGCCGACACGTGGAAATCGATTCGCGCGGGCGAGTGCGGCATAGACCGCATCACGCTGTTCGATACGACCGATTACACGGTGAAAATCGCCGCTGAAGTGAAGAACTTCAACGCCGGCGATTACGGCATCGACCGTAAAGAAGCGCGCAAAATGTGCCGTTTTACCCAGTTTGCTGCCGCCGTCGCCGCGCAGGCCATTGCCGACGCCGGTTATACCAAAGAAACCATTTCCGCCGAAAAATCCGGAATTATGCTCGGAAACGGTATCGGCGGCTTTGAAACGCTGGAAGCCGGTTATAAAAAATACTTTGAAGCGGGAAACACGCGCATTCCGCCGTTGTCGGTTCCGATGTTCATTACGAACGAAGGCGCGGCGAACGTGAGCATGCTGTTCGGCATAGACGGACCGTCTTGGACTTTGGCAACGGCGTGTTCGTCCGGCACGGACGCGCTCGGCGCGGCGCTCGATTTGGTGCGTTCGGGACGTATCGACGTGTGCGTCGCCGGCGGAACGGAAGCGGCCATCACCGGATTCGGAATCGGCTGTTTTACCGTACTCCAGACGCTCGCCACATCCTTCAACGACGATCCTAAAAAGGCGAGCCGCCCGTTCGATGTAAAGCGTGAAGGATTTACGATGGGCGAGGGCGCCGGTATTCTGATTCTTGAAGAACTGGAACACGCCAAAAAACGCGGTGCAAAAATCTACGCCGAATTCGCCGGATACGGTGCGTCGAGCGACGCGTATCACATTACCAGTCCCCGCCCCGACGGAACCGGCGGTGCACTCGCAATTAAACGCGCGATTGCCGACGCCGGCATCAAACCCGAAGACGTCGACTATTACAATGCGCACGGTACGTCGACGCCGATAAACGATCCCGCCGAAACTCAAATGGTAAAACTTGCGTTCGGCGATCACGCATACAAAATGAAGGTTTCTTCAACAAAAAGCATGACCGGCCACTGCGTCGGCGCTGCCGGTGCGATAGAAGCCATTATCGGCATTAAAGCGATAAACGACGGTTTCTACCCGCCGACTATCAATCTGGAAAATCCCGATCTTGAACACGGCTGCGACCTCGATTACGTGCCGAACACCGGTGTGGAAGGTGAAATCAATTGCATCGCCTCCGCGTCGCTCGGTTTCGGCGGTCACAACGGCTGTCTGATCATGAAAAAATACAAGGATAAGTAA
- the trxA gene encoding thioredoxin, whose protein sequence is MAQILTQANFQKEVFESDKPVLVDFFATWCGPCKMMAPIVDELAKELDGEAKVFKVDIDQEEALATKFGIMSIPTFMVVKNGKITAQEPGGRSKEDLKAMLAL, encoded by the coding sequence ATGGCACAAATACTTACACAAGCAAATTTTCAAAAAGAAGTTTTTGAATCGGATAAACCCGTTTTGGTAGATTTCTTTGCAACATGGTGCGGACCGTGCAAAATGATGGCGCCCATCGTCGACGAACTGGCAAAAGAACTGGACGGGGAAGCGAAGGTTTTCAAAGTCGACATAGATCAGGAAGAAGCGCTTGCCACAAAATTCGGCATTATGTCCATTCCGACGTTTATGGTCGTAAAAAACGGAAAAATTACGGCGCAGGAACCCGGCGGACGCAGCAAAGAAGATTTGAAGGCGATGCTCGCCTTGTGA
- a CDS encoding efflux RND transporter periplasmic adaptor subunit: protein MTAKKRTRNGRTAALAVLTVCLIAAGTAAALVAARSANTAADANRTYTVTQETVKNIIEISGTVSAADEQTLKAAGDGTVTAVYVGEGDAVKKGTVLLQLDDTEQTYALAKHDYDIAQARISGSQRELELLTLQRLSLVKKRENRQIVANFDGVIAEFSAATGDYLEAKDSVGTIIDRSYLSASVEVVETDAPKLQAGQLVRCTFPAYDGGTITGYVVSYPAVGSVTSRGASIVKVKIRIDDPPESILPYYSFTGEIEISPEESLLLAAKEAVGREGGTQFVEKIKRDGTTERVTVTAEPYGSDFMRITEGSVAEGDVLKAQSAPRVSGTGKSAAGNTRQSTDKTENAQQSGFSLPGSGGAGVPGMSGGPGGSGGGMPPMR from the coding sequence ATGACAGCAAAAAAACGCACCCGAAACGGACGAACGGCGGCGCTCGCCGTTCTCACAGTTTGTCTTATTGCAGCCGGTACCGCCGCGGCACTGGTCGCAGCCAGGTCGGCGAATACGGCAGCCGACGCGAACCGGACGTACACGGTTACGCAGGAAACGGTCAAAAATATCATAGAAATATCGGGTACCGTTTCCGCGGCGGACGAGCAGACGCTGAAAGCCGCCGGCGACGGAACGGTAACCGCCGTCTACGTCGGGGAAGGCGACGCGGTGAAAAAGGGAACCGTGCTGCTGCAGCTCGACGACACCGAACAGACGTACGCGCTTGCGAAACACGATTACGATATCGCTCAAGCGCGGATCAGCGGCAGCCAGCGGGAACTGGAACTGCTGACGCTCCAGCGGCTTTCACTCGTAAAAAAACGGGAAAACAGACAGATCGTCGCGAACTTCGACGGTGTCATCGCCGAATTCAGTGCGGCGACAGGCGATTACCTTGAAGCGAAAGATTCCGTCGGCACCATTATAGACCGCAGTTATCTGAGCGCCTCCGTCGAAGTGGTGGAAACCGACGCCCCCAAATTACAGGCGGGACAGCTCGTCCGCTGTACGTTTCCCGCGTACGACGGCGGCACGATAACCGGATACGTCGTTTCGTACCCGGCGGTCGGAAGCGTTACTTCGCGCGGCGCGTCGATCGTCAAGGTGAAAATACGCATAGACGATCCGCCTGAAAGCATTCTGCCCTATTATTCGTTCACGGGCGAAATCGAAATCAGCCCGGAAGAATCGCTGCTGCTGGCGGCGAAAGAAGCCGTCGGCCGTGAAGGCGGTACGCAGTTCGTCGAAAAAATCAAGCGCGACGGAACGACGGAACGAGTAACGGTTACCGCCGAACCGTACGGCAGCGATTTCATGCGCATCACCGAAGGTTCCGTCGCTGAAGGCGACGTACTGAAAGCGCAGTCGGCTCCGCGCGTATCGGGCACCGGAAAAAGCGCTGCCGGCAATACCCGGCAATCGACGGATAAAACGGAAAACGCTCAGCAATCCGGTTTCTCGCTGCCGGGCAGCGGCGGCGCGGGTGTTCCCGGCATGAGCGGAGGGCCGGGCGGATCAGGCGGCGGTATGCCGCCGATGCGGTAA
- a CDS encoding AMP-binding protein, with amino-acid sequence MILDRFVAGKSAYSSYEDLKENFSIRIPDNFNFAYDVVDEYARAEPDRRALVWCDDDGNEKFFTFGDLKKASDKTANFLTMNGIRKGDAVMLILRRRYEFWFFILALHKIGAIAVPATHMLLKKDIEYRNNAAGVKMIVSLEEPELQDQVEQALPDSPTVKTLVTVGPARSGWLCFHEAYDSLSETFVRPTGELAAGNEDIMLLYFTSGTSGYPKMVQHDFTYPLGHIVTAKYWQNVVDGGLHLTVAETGWAKAVWGKIYGQWLAGSAVFAYDMLSFVPGKLLEKMARYKVTTFCAPPTVYRYLIKHDLSKYDLSSLTYCTTAGEALNAEVYNRFCEQTGLKMKEGYGQTELTLTIGNFAWMEPKPGSMGKPAPGYEIDIVDAEGKSCAAGETGEIVIRLENGRPFGMFAGYYRDQELTDAAFYGNLYHTGDTAYRDEDGYYWFVGRMDDMIKSAGYRISPFEVESTLLQHPAVLECAVTGVADKKRSQVVKATIVPAPGFSPTQKLAQEIQDFVKHVTAAYKYPRLIEFVKELPKTISGKIRRVEIREKDAQDRTAADENGR; translated from the coding sequence ATGATATTGGATAGGTTCGTCGCCGGAAAAAGCGCATACAGTTCCTACGAAGATTTAAAAGAAAACTTTTCCATCCGTATTCCCGATAACTTCAATTTTGCGTACGACGTCGTGGACGAATATGCCCGTGCCGAACCGGATCGCCGTGCGCTCGTGTGGTGCGACGACGACGGTAACGAAAAATTTTTTACGTTCGGCGATTTGAAAAAAGCTTCCGACAAAACCGCGAATTTCCTGACGATGAACGGAATACGAAAAGGCGACGCGGTTATGCTGATTTTGCGCCGCCGGTACGAGTTCTGGTTTTTCATTCTCGCACTGCATAAAATCGGTGCGATTGCGGTTCCCGCGACGCACATGCTGCTCAAAAAAGACATCGAATACCGCAACAACGCGGCGGGTGTCAAAATGATCGTGTCGCTTGAAGAGCCCGAACTGCAGGATCAGGTTGAACAGGCGCTGCCCGATTCTCCGACGGTCAAAACGCTCGTTACCGTGGGGCCCGCCCGCTCCGGCTGGCTGTGTTTTCACGAAGCGTACGACTCGTTGTCTGAAACGTTCGTTCGACCGACCGGTGAACTTGCCGCCGGTAACGAAGACATCATGCTGCTGTATTTTACGTCGGGCACGTCCGGCTATCCTAAAATGGTGCAGCACGATTTTACGTATCCGCTGGGCCACATCGTTACGGCCAAATATTGGCAGAACGTGGTCGACGGCGGACTGCACCTGACGGTTGCCGAAACCGGCTGGGCAAAAGCGGTGTGGGGTAAAATCTACGGTCAGTGGCTTGCCGGCAGCGCCGTTTTTGCGTACGACATGCTGTCGTTCGTTCCCGGAAAGCTGCTTGAAAAAATGGCGCGGTACAAGGTGACGACGTTTTGCGCGCCGCCGACCGTCTATCGGTATCTTATCAAGCACGATCTTTCAAAATACGACCTTTCAAGCCTGACGTATTGCACGACGGCGGGCGAAGCGCTCAATGCGGAAGTATACAATCGGTTCTGCGAACAGACCGGCCTCAAGATGAAAGAAGGTTACGGCCAGACGGAACTGACGCTCACGATCGGCAATTTTGCCTGGATGGAGCCGAAGCCCGGTTCCATGGGAAAACCGGCGCCCGGTTACGAGATCGATATCGTCGACGCCGAAGGAAAATCCTGTGCGGCCGGCGAAACGGGTGAAATCGTTATCAGACTTGAAAACGGCCGTCCGTTCGGCATGTTCGCCGGCTATTACCGCGATCAGGAATTGACCGACGCCGCTTTCTATGGAAATCTGTATCACACCGGAGACACGGCGTATCGCGACGAAGACGGATATTACTGGTTTGTCGGCCGAATGGACGACATGATAAAAAGCGCCGGATATCGCATCAGTCCGTTCGAGGTTGAAAGCACGCTGCTTCAGCATCCGGCGGTCCTCGAATGTGCCGTTACCGGCGTTGCTGACAAAAAGCGCAGTCAGGTCGTCAAAGCGACGATCGTTCCCGCGCCCGGGTTTTCTCCGACCCAAAAATTGGCGCAGGAGATTCAGGATTTCGTAAAGCACGTGACCGCCGCGTATAAATATCCGCGGCTGATCGAGTTCGTCAAGGAATTGCCCAAAACGATCAGCGGCAAAATCCGCCGCGTGGAAATACGCGAAAAAGACGCGCAAGATCGGACTGCGGCCGATGAAAACGGCAGATAA
- a CDS encoding ABC transporter permease: MFDDFLFALRNFKRNRIRSILSLLGVIIGVASVIVITSLGRSASKSIKDSYSSAGLDLVKISAGFMRRGRDTSVTFNEAFRTELFDAVEHITKIAYCNSMSVTLTKDDTSVNGSATAIEYGYLPMCGLTLSEGADFTVSDGVTGQQRVILGPDVAEALFPSGSAVGQKVIGVHDSVSFQFEVAGVLTESASGIESTANAIYVPRGFYAKKIQPSPNASSIVVQCTAAAAASAVAENIESFIAEKAGNSYAASVTSMQAMLEQYEQVTGTVSLLLSGIAAISLLVGGIGIMNIMIVTVTERRREIGIRKALGASPAVIRTQFLIESALITGIGGCVGIAAGIGISAAAAAVMKWSFAVDGNACAAAFVFSAAIGIFFGFSPASRAAKLDPVEALSSE, encoded by the coding sequence ATGTTTGACGATTTTCTGTTCGCCCTGCGGAATTTCAAACGGAATCGAATCCGCAGCATATTGTCGCTGCTGGGCGTTATCATCGGCGTCGCGTCGGTCATCGTCATCACGTCGCTCGGGCGCAGTGCTTCCAAAAGTATCAAAGATTCGTACAGTTCGGCGGGGCTCGATCTGGTAAAAATTTCAGCGGGATTCATGCGGCGCGGTCGCGACACGTCCGTTACGTTCAACGAAGCGTTCAGAACGGAATTATTCGACGCCGTTGAACACATAACGAAAATTGCGTACTGCAACAGCATGTCCGTCACTCTCACCAAAGACGATACGAGCGTCAACGGTTCGGCAACGGCGATCGAGTACGGCTATCTGCCGATGTGCGGACTGACGCTGAGCGAAGGTGCGGATTTTACCGTTTCCGACGGCGTAACCGGCCAGCAGCGCGTCATTCTCGGCCCCGACGTAGCCGAAGCGCTGTTTCCCTCCGGCAGCGCGGTCGGGCAAAAAGTGATAGGCGTACACGATTCGGTTTCGTTTCAGTTTGAAGTCGCCGGCGTGCTGACGGAGTCCGCGTCCGGCATTGAATCGACGGCGAACGCAATCTACGTGCCGCGCGGTTTCTACGCAAAAAAAATACAGCCGTCGCCGAACGCGTCGAGCATCGTCGTGCAATGCACGGCGGCAGCGGCAGCGTCCGCCGTCGCTGAAAATATAGAAAGTTTTATCGCGGAAAAAGCGGGGAATTCGTACGCGGCGTCGGTTACGTCCATGCAGGCGATGCTTGAACAGTACGAACAGGTTACCGGTACGGTCAGTCTGCTGCTTTCCGGAATCGCGGCAATTTCGCTGCTCGTCGGCGGCATCGGAATCATGAACATCATGATCGTTACCGTTACGGAGCGGCGGCGCGAAATAGGAATCCGTAAAGCGCTCGGCGCGAGTCCCGCGGTGATACGTACGCAGTTTCTGATAGAATCGGCGCTTATCACGGGTATCGGCGGCTGCGTCGGAATCGCCGCCGGAATCGGTATCAGCGCCGCCGCCGCGGCCGTCATGAAGTGGTCGTTCGCGGTCGACGGAAACGCGTGCGCCGCCGCGTTCGTGTTTTCCGCCGCAATCGGCATATTCTTCGGCTTCAGCCCCGCCTCCCGAGCCGCAAAGCTCGATCCGGTGGAAGCGCTTTCGTCGGAATGA
- the fabV gene encoding enoyl-ACP reductase FabV, translated as MIIKPMIRSNICINAHPVGCAKETERQIAYVQSRKANRGTKTAAEGGKAPKAVLVLGCSTGYGLASRITAAFEYGAATIGVSFEKEGSEKKGGTPGWYNNLAFDRASKKAGIPSVTLNMDAFSDDCRKAVVAEARKMGVAFDLVVYSLASPVRTDPETGVLYKSVLKPFGKPFSGQTVDMMSGELSVMSAEPANDDEAAQTVKVMGGEDWERWIDQLAEAGVLAKGCKTVAYSYIGPALSHAIYRDGTIGGAKKHLEKTARALDSKLSQKLGGEAFVSVNKGLVTRSSAVIPIIPLYLSVLFKVMKEKGTHEGCIEQMERLFAERLYTDGSVPVDAEHLIRMDDWELDPAVQAEVDKRLAQVTQDTLASLGDMDGYRHDFLATNGFDVAGVDYDADVERMDVV; from the coding sequence ATGATTATCAAACCGATGATTCGCAGTAATATCTGCATCAACGCACATCCCGTCGGATGCGCCAAGGAGACCGAACGCCAAATTGCGTACGTTCAGTCCCGCAAAGCAAACCGCGGCACCAAAACCGCAGCCGAAGGCGGCAAAGCGCCCAAAGCCGTACTCGTGCTGGGCTGCTCGACCGGTTACGGTCTTGCCAGCCGCATTACCGCCGCGTTTGAATACGGCGCGGCCACGATCGGCGTTTCGTTTGAAAAAGAAGGAAGCGAAAAAAAGGGCGGAACGCCCGGCTGGTACAATAATCTGGCGTTCGACCGCGCTTCAAAAAAAGCCGGAATTCCGAGCGTTACGCTGAATATGGACGCGTTCAGCGACGACTGCCGCAAAGCCGTCGTTGCCGAAGCCCGTAAAATGGGCGTCGCGTTCGACCTCGTCGTGTACAGCTTGGCGAGCCCCGTCCGCACCGACCCCGAAACCGGCGTTTTGTACAAATCAGTGCTGAAACCGTTCGGAAAACCATTTTCCGGCCAAACGGTGGACATGATGAGCGGCGAACTGAGCGTCATGAGCGCAGAACCGGCGAACGACGACGAAGCGGCGCAGACGGTAAAAGTCATGGGCGGCGAAGACTGGGAACGCTGGATCGATCAGCTTGCCGAAGCCGGCGTGCTGGCGAAAGGCTGCAAGACGGTTGCGTATTCGTACATCGGCCCCGCGCTGTCTCACGCGATCTACCGCGACGGTACGATCGGCGGTGCGAAAAAGCATCTTGAAAAAACGGCCCGCGCGCTGGACTCGAAGCTGTCCCAAAAATTGGGCGGCGAAGCGTTCGTTTCCGTAAACAAAGGACTCGTTACCCGTTCGAGTGCGGTCATCCCGATCATTCCGCTGTATCTTTCGGTATTGTTCAAGGTAATGAAAGAAAAGGGAACGCACGAAGGCTGCATCGAACAGATGGAACGCCTGTTCGCCGAGCGGCTGTACACCGACGGCAGCGTGCCGGTTGATGCGGAACATCTTATCCGCATGGACGACTGGGAACTCGACCCCGCCGTTCAGGCCGAAGTCGACAAACGGCTCGCGCAGGTAACGCAGGATACGCTCGCCTCTTTGGGCGATATGGACGGCTACCGCCACGACTTTTTGGCGACGAACGGATTCGACGTTGCCGGCGTTGATTACGACGCGGACGTCGAGCGGATGGACGTTGTTTAA